CAACCCGCGCCTTCATCTTATCCAAAGTTTCTGTTTCTCCCCGCAGACCATTAACTTGAGCCCATCCGGTAATGCCAGGCTTCACCTTGTGGCGCAGCATGTAACCATTAATCAGTTTTCGGTAATGCTCATTATGAGAAACGGCATGTGGGCGGGGACCCACGATAGACATGCTGCCTTGAAGAACATTTAAAAATTGCGGCAACTCATCTAAAGAGGTCTTACGCAAGAATTTTCCTAAAGTGGTTACACGCTGATCATCTTTCTTGGCCTGCACAACGACTTCGCCATCATCTTGCGTGCGCATCGTTCTAAACTTAAGAACCTGAATGGTTTCCCCGTTTAGACCATAGCGGCGTTGCTTAAATAGGATTGGTCCTGGTGAACTCAGCTTGACACCAACAGCAATCAGAGTCATCAAGGGCAGTGTGATTAAGAAAAATAATAGGCCCAGAACACTATCTTCCACTTTCTTTAAAAACCACTGTGTCCCATAAAACGGATGATCATTAATGGTAATCATCGGCATATTGCCCAGGGTGATCCATTGAGATCCCAGTAAGTCTGAGAGAAAGACATTAGGCGCTAAATAGACTGAGGCCGTGGAGTCTGCGAGCCCATTGATTGCCTCAATGATTTCTTCTTGCTGGTTACCTGAGTAAGTTAAGAAGACGTAATCAATATTTTTTTCCTGAACATCTTTTAATAAAAGATTAAGGTCTTGATAAGTACTATGGAGAGACAAGCCAGTCCAAGGCAGAGAAGCAATCTTTGACTGAAGTTGCTCTGATGAAAGTCTATCTCCCAGAATTGCGTAAGTCCGAGTATTACTGCCAGTGCTGCGCAGGCGGCGCAATATGAGATAAATAAAGAGACGCTCTAATCCCAAGAATGCAGGGGTAGAAATGAGCCAAAAGCCAATTGTGAGACGTGAGAAATCTGCCGAAGACTTGGTGGCAAACGCGAGCAGAATCAAAATGAGCCCAACTGTCGCCCAAGTAGTAATAATTGTGAAGGCGATATCACTGTAGGACTGAAGGCGTGAAGAGCGATAGAGTGACCGCAGCTCGGCGATGAAGAAATATAGAATAATCGCCAGCAAAACAGCATATTGGTAGATAGAAAGATTCTCTATCTTGAAAACGAGGCACCAAAGACTCAGTCCGCCCCCGATCAAGAGGGCATCCAAAAGGCGGTTCAGGGTGGCAAATTCGGCGCTAAATGGGCGCAAAAGACCTGAATTTTGGGGATTACGAATAGTCATTAGTGGGTGATGTGCATCAGTAAGAATTGGGGTCTAATTAAAATGCTTTTATCATAGGACTTCTAAATGACTCATGATAATGCGACTAGTTAGACGAAGTCGTTTTATCCCATTCTGGAAGCTTGATTTGCTAAGAATTGCACAAAGTGGTCAAAAAGGGCTTGGCGCCGACATAGTGCCCGCCAGTTCCTTTGCTTATTTAATACTGTTTTTGCAGGTCTTTTCCTTTGCTATCTTGAATGCGATCTGGGTTCTTCCGGGAACAATCGGACTTCGCTATGCCTGCCTTATCCTCGGCGCATGCCTAAGTTTTTATCCCATTTATCAGGCGCGCAAACTCTTATTGCAAAAAAGAGCATTACCTATTTGGCTTCTAGTTGCCCTCTTTGGCTGGGCTACATTCCACCTTTTCTTTCTGAGTCAAAACAAAGTGTTGCAACTCGAAGAGCTCTCGAGCATTTGGAAGCGCGCTGCTATCGGACTTTGGTTTGCTTTTGGAATGGGCTTATCTATTTTCAGATTGGATCAACAAACAAATCGCAGTAAGTGGTGGCAATTATGCTATTGGATTATTTTTTATTGCGGCCTGCTAGCCCCAACGCTGATTTATCTGATTAAAGTATTGCTCGCTATGTATGGCCAACAGTGGGGCATCCAAATACCGCAGTCTATTCAGATGTATGTTGGGGCCCATTCAGTGTATATGGCAAAAACAGCCTATGTTGCTTTTTGCTTGCCAGCCCTAGCCGTCGCGCTTGGGATGTTGTTGCAGAACATTCAAAACCACCGCTGGCTCTCACTCGGAAACATTTTCTATATCCTCACGATCCCAGCTGTTTTTATCGTCTTCTATCTTGAGAATATTAAAAATGGAGTGGCTTACGGCACCTTGCTAATAGCTATATTTCTATTTTGTTTATTAGCTACCCTATTTAAAGGGCATTGGTTTCTAAAAATAATTCTAGGGGCTTGCTTGGTTACAGCAAGCATATTTTTTATCTCCAAACATCTAGAGCAAAATACATCCTGGAGAACATTTGCAGCTGATACTAAGATTGCTTTAGATATCAATCAATATCAGCAGTGGAAATACAGCGGGGCAAGAGGCTATCCCAATAATGCATTGGGAGTACCGGTCTCAGTGACGAATTACGAACGCGTATCATGGGCCAAAGTAGGAATTAAGTTGATTGAGCAAAACCCCTTGGGTTATGGCTTGATTGAGCGCTCGTTTGGCAGACAGGCAAAAGTCTCCTGGCCTGATTCCTTGCTGCACCAGTCTCATAGTGGTTGGATTGATTTAACTCTGGGGATTGGCATTCCTGGAGCCATCTTGCTTTTGGGCGCACTTTGGATGTTGCTTTGGCAACTCTGCGCAGAGGAGCTTCAAGAGCAGGGTTTGCGCTCCAATTCTTGGAAAAGGGCCTCCAGATGGGCCATCGGGGGACTATTTTTAATGTGGTGCACCACCGAAATCAGTCAAAAAGTCTATTTTGAGGCGCTTATTTTTTGGCTTGCTTTGGGGGCTGGCGTTAGCTTATATCCCGTAAAAAACAAGACTACCAGACCTTAAATGATCTCCGGGGAAGGTTGATGTGACCGATTGAGTCGCTGGGACTATTGTGATGCAGGCAAGAATTTTGACTGTCAAATAGTTGTAACTTTTGTAATGAGATAAAATTAGGTTTCCTGTATTACCTAATAAAGAACCTGGTTGATCCCTTATCTATGACCCAAGAAAACAACTCCTTGCCACAATCAGCTAATTTGAATGGTAACGCTTCAGGTGAGGCGGAAATCTCCCTTCTAGACATCGTCAATTTCCTGCAAGCATCTTGGAAAAAACTTGCCGCGGCAAGCATCGTGGGCGCTATTCTAGGATTTGCGAATTGGAACTTCTTGGCTAGCTATCAAGCAGAGTATGTTTTACTTAATAATAATAATAATAATAATAATAGTTATGCCCTTGACCTCGTTTCCTGGAAAACCATTCAAAAGAGCCTACCCAATTTAGCAGCGCAAATCGAAGATGAGGGCAAATCCCCCGAGAATCATGCGCAGCTTTACAGGGCTATGGCGAGCGAGCAGTGGTGGCAAAAAAATGTTATTCCGAGCTATGCCATATCCAAAGCCGATACCAAAGATCTGGCTGCCATTAGTAAAGACTTAGATGCTGCTTCCACTACTATTTTAAGTCTTACGGTAACGGCATCAGGTGGCACCAAAGAAAAGTCCATCGAGAACGTGCGCGCGGCAGCTAATTTTTTGCGTACTGGTAGCGCCTACTTGCAGCTGCGCAGTATTCTCAATAGCTACGAGACCGAGACCATATCGACTGTAGCTGATTTGCAAAAGCGCATTACCACTACCGAGATTGAGATGGGTTACCAAGTACAGCGCGCTAAAGCATTAGAAGATTTACATAAACGCTTTCCGGGGGGTAATAACGCCAGCAATCAGGTGGTTGATCCCAAGGACTCTGGCGCTAAGTATTTGCCATTAGCCACCCAAATCATCGCAGTTAATAACGATATTAATTTATCGAAAGAAGCCTTGCAGCGCTATAAGGATCGTTTAGCCCAAATCGCGCTCATCAAAATCTTTTTAGAAGAAGCAAATCCTCTCGCTGCAAACACATTTGATGGTATTGTTTTAGATGATGGCCTCTTGGCAATTGAGGCAAAGTTGCGCGCCAAATTGGCTAAAGAGGACATCAAACAACAAGAAGTCTTTGATCAGTTGCGCACCCAATTACTCTCTGTAAAAAGTCGCTTTACCAAGAGCCTAGATGCCAATACTGCGCCTACAAGCATCAAAAAAGGCATGATCAAAACAACTGCAGGCGGTCTAGCCGGTGCATTTTTCTTGATGCTGTTGGTACTTTTAGGTCAAAGAGTGTGGGCAAGTATTAAAGGTGGCGCAAAAAGCGGCGGTATCCAATGATCGGTAGAGCGCAGGCAAGAGCTCGGTATCGGGCATTAGCAGGCTTGTCTATTAAAAAGTAATCCATTCCTTTGGTATTTATAAACTCCCTTCATGACATTTACCTTCTCCTCCAATCTGCAAGAGCACCAATTACTTTTCCAGAATTTGGGCGCTTTAGAGTCTGTTGTTAATGAAGCTAGTGAGTTGATTGCTAAAGCTTTTATAAGTAGTAATAAATTGATGATTTGTGGGAATGGCGGGTCTGCTGCCGATAGTCAGCATATTGCTGCCGAGATGACAGGGCACTTTATTAAAGATCGCAAACCTTTACCGGCCATTGCATTAACTACCGATACTTCTGCTTTAACGTGTATTGCAAACGATTATTCCTTTGAAGATGTGTTTGCAAGGCAAGTCGGTGCGTTGGGTCGAGGGGGGTGATGTATTAATTGCTATTTCTACTTCAGGTAATTCGGGTAATGTTATTAAAGCGATGCATGTTGCGAAAGAGCTTGGGATCAAGGTTATCGCATTGGGGGGCAGATGAAATCCCTTACTGATCTTTCAATTATCGTTCCAAGTCAGACAACTGCACGGATTCAAGAAGCTCATATATTTATTGGACACATGATTTGTGGATTGGTTGGCTGAAGGTTGCCCACTATTTCACTTACTAATCCAATAGAAGCTGAAGCTATTACTGTGATTTTCATTTAGCGAATGAAAAATAATTCTCCTCAATGGTTACTTTATTTGCCGAACTTCTTGAGGGATCGGTTATTGGGTCGCGATAATTTTTTATCTATTATTCACAATAGTGGCTGGCTTTTACTAGATAAGATTATGCGGGCAATATTTGGTCTGCTTGTCGGGGCGTGGGTTGCTAGATATCTTGGGCCATCCCAGTTTGGCGAACTGGCGTATTGCATTGCGTTCGTAGCAATTTTCCAATCAATTTCTTTATTGGGGCTTGATGGTATAGCCGTAAGGGAGATTGTTAGTGATGAAAGGCATTCTGGGGTCGTTTTAGGCACCATCTTTAGGATGCGTTTTGCAGCAGGTTTAATTTGCTGGCTGACTGTAACCATACTTTATGGTTTTTCTAATAATTACCAATCAGAAAGTTTTTTATTGGCCGCTCTTGTTGCTGGCGGTTTAATTTTTCAGTCAGCAGATAGCATTGATTTATGGTTTCAGAGTCAGTTGCAGAGCAGGAGAACAGTCCTGGCTAAGCTATTTGCCTATTTATTATCAAATGGTGTAAAGGTGGCTCTAATCTTATTAGAGGCACCATTATTAGCTTTTGCTGGAGTTATTATGTTCGAGGCAATGCTAAATTCATTAGTGCTATATGTTTCATATCGTCGATTTCCTGCGCCCAATACGTGGGCATATAATCTATTAGTCTCTAGAAATTTGTTATCTGAATCTTGGCCATATATTCTCAGCACTGTTTCAATTGTAATTTATATGCGCATAGATCAAATTATGATTAAAAGTCTATTGGATGAAAAGTCTTTAGGCATATATGCTGCCATGATTCCAATATCGAGCCTATGGAATATAGTGCCCATGGTTATTTGTATGAGTGTTGCACCTTATATTGCAAAAATTAAAAATTCGGACAATATCAAATTTGAAATGATTATGTTGAAAATATTTCGCATCGCATTGATCTTAAGTGTGATGGCAATTTTCGTTACGTGGATTTTATCTGGACCAGTTGTATCATTGATGTATGGATCGGCATACCATGGGGCTGCAGATATTTTAAATATATATGTACTTACAAATATCCCAATTTTTTTAGGGGTGGTGCAAGGGCTATGGTTTGTTAATAATAAAAAACCTCATTTAGCTTTACTGCAAACAATATCCGGAGCTTTATTTTCTATATTTGGAAATCTACTTTTGATACCTGTATTTGGTCTGAAGGGTGCCGCGCTGACAGCTGTTATTGCGCAATTAATTTCGGCAGTTTTAATAAATTTTATTTTTTCGCGGAAATTATTTTATATGCAAATTGGTTATGGTTTTAGATCTAGAGGATTAGACGACTTATGAACAAAATCCTCATCACTGGCGGCGCTGGTTTTCTGGGCTCGCACCTCACCGAGAAACTCCTTAAAGAAGGTAATGAGGTTTTGGTAGTAGATAATTTCTTTACGGGTACTAAACAAAACATTACACACTTAATAGACAATCCCAATTTAGAGGTGATGCGCCATGATCTGACCTTCCCGCTCTATGTAGAAACTAATCAGATCTACAACTTAGCTTGCCCAGCTTCACCAGTCCACTATCAGTACGATCCCGTGCAAACGACGAAGACCAGCGTGCATGGCGCAATCAATATGCTGGGATTGGCTAAGCGCACCCGCGCCAGAATCTTGCAAGCATCTACTAGTGAAGTCTATGGCGACCCTGAAGTGCACCCTCAGCCAGAAGAGTATTGGGGAAGAGTCAATCCTATTGGGATACGTTCTTGTTATGACGAAGGCAAGCGCTGCGCTGAAACCTTATTCTTTGACTATTACCGTCAGCATCAGCTCGATATCAAAGTAGTACGTATCTTTAATACCTATGGGCCGCGCATGCATCCCAATGATGGACGCGTTGTTAGTAACTTCATTGTGCAGGCTCTCAAAGGCCAAGATATTACTATTTATGGTGATGGCCAACAAACCCGTAGCTTTTGCTATGTAGATGATTTAATCGATGCCATGGTGTCAATGATGAACTCAGAAGAGGGCTTTACTGGGCCAGTCAATATTGGCAATCCAGGTGAGTTCACGATGCTGCAATTAGCAGAAACTGTTCTCAAGCTCTCAGGTAGTAAATCAAAAATTATTCATCAGCCATTACCATCCGATGACCCTAAGCAACGCCAACCAAACATTGAATTGGCTAAAGCCAAGCTCGGTTGGGAGCCCAAGGTCAACTTAGAGGATGGTCTTAAAGAGACGATTGCTTACTTTAAGGCGGTATTAAGTGTCTAATTTTTTATTGAATACCCCAGTTGCTTTTATCATTTTTAATCGTCCCGATGAAACGGAGCGTGTATTTTTAGAAATTGCAAAAGCTAAGCCAAAAAAATTATTAGTTATAGGAGATGGGCCTCGTTCGAATCATATTGGGGAGGCAGACAAGGTTTCAAAAGCCAGAGATATAATAAAAAAGGTTGACTGGCCTTGCGAAGTTTTAGTTAATTACTCCGATGTAAATCTGGGATGTAAGGCTCGCGTATCTAGTGGTATTGATTGGGTTTTTGAGTGCGTCAATGAGGCGATTATTTTGGAAGATGATTGTCTACCTCACCCCTCTTTTTTCAGGTTTTGTGAGGAAATGCTAGTCAGGTATAGGAGTGACGAGCGGATTGGAATGATTACTGGAGATAATTTTCACTTTGGTCAATTTAAAGGGGATAAAAGCTATTACTTTTCAGGCTTCAATAATATCTGGGGTTGGGCAACATGGCGGAATCGCTGGCAGCATGATTATGATGTGGATTTAAAAAATTGGCCAAATGTATTGAAAAGTGGCGAAATTGAAAACTGGTTTGGTTTTAAAGATGCAGAAAGATATTACGTCAATATTTTTGAACGCGTATACGGCAATAAGATCGATACTTGGGATTATCAATGGCTTTTTGGCAGCAGATTAAATGTAAGGGTTTCAATTGTTCCTAGAGTTAATCTAGTTTCAAATATTGGATTTGGATTGAGCGCGACACATACAGTTGGAGAAAGCGTCCTTGCTAATATGGCTACTGAGGAAATTCTATTTCCGTTAAAACATCCTGACCAAATTTTCAAAAATGTAAAATTAGACGAAATTTTTTTTAAAAAATATGTAGATGACTCACTATTTAGAAGAATTCAAAGGCGCATTCATTCCATCATATATAGGGTTTAATTTATACAATGACAGTAACGTGCGTTAATTTAAGTTGTCGATGTTGTGCGGAAGAGAGCAATAAGTTATTTACTGCCAGCCTTCTTAATAGATATCAGGTCGACTATTTTGAGTGCCCAACATGTGGGTATGTCCAGACAGAGGATCCATACTGGCTAGATGACGCTTATGCCGATGCAATTAATGATAGCGATACCGGAATACTTGCAAGAAATCAAATTAACGCTAGAGTTGTTTTGGGCGTTATGGCTTTGTTAGGTAATGTAAACGGAACAGTTGTAGATTGCGCCGGGGGGTACGGAATTTTAGTTCGACTCTTACGAGACTATGGCATAAATGCCTTCTGGTCAGATCAATTTTGTCAAAATTTACTAGCCAAGGGGTTTGAGTTTTCCGGCGGAAGTGCTAATTTAGTGACTGTTTTTGAGGCATTTGAGCATTTTGTGGACCCAGATATTGAATTAGATAGATTTTTAGATATTGCTCCAAACGTTCTATTTTCAACTGAAATAATAGCTACCCCTACGCCAGATCAACATGAGTGGTGGTACTACGGCGTGGAGCATGGTCAGCATATTGGTTTTTTTAGAACAAAAACATTAGAGAGGCTTGCAAGAGTGCGCGGAAAAAGATTGATAACTAATGGTAAAAATTATCATTTAATTACCGACCAGCCAGTAAATCAAACCCTATGGTATTTGCTTGTAAAGCTTAACTTTCTCATACCATTTTTTCTCAAGAAAAAACTGAAAAGCAAAGTATGGTCGGATCATTTTCTAATGTTAAAACCAAGAAAATAATGAGGATAGCTTTTGATTATCAGGCTTTTTGTATGCAGTCTTATGGCGGTATTTCACGCTATTTCACGCGTCTCGCACAGGAATTACAATCCCTAAGACAAGAAGTTCAGGTCTTTGCACCTCTTCATCGCAATGCTTATCTGGCATTGACTCAAGAAAATATGGTATATGGTCGCTACATTCAAAGATACCTCCCAAAAGCCACTAAATTTTATTTGGCATATAACTTTTTAAAGTCTAGTAATCAAATTGAAAAATGGTTGCCAGATATAGTGCATCAAACCTATTATTCTAATCAAGTATTAAGATCTAAAAATTTTAAAACAGTAATTTCAGTTTATGATATGATTCATGAGCTTTATCCAAATCAATTTTCCGTCTGGGATAGTACATTAAGGGTTAAAGAAAAGGCTATCAAGCGAGCGGATCATGTGATTTGCATTTCCGAAAATACGAAGCATGATCTTATGCATTTTTATTCTGTTCCTGAGCAAAAAATTTCAGTAGTACACCTTGGGTTTGATCATGTAAATCCAGAAATTATAGGAAAAGTAGCCTCAATACATATTAGACAGCCATTTTTATTGTATGTAGGGCATCGCGGGGGCTATAAAAACTTTTCAGGTTTACTTAGGGCGGTAGCGTCATCTCCAAGGCTCATGAAGGATTTTAGTATTTTAGCTTTTGGTGGGAATCCATTTTCCAGCGATGAGCGAGCATTAATTTCTGCGCTTGGCTTCAATGACCAACAAGTATTCCAATATAGTGGGAGCGACTCCAATTTACAGCGCTGTTATCAAACAGCAACCGCGTTCGTTTATCCATCCATGTATGAGGGGTTTGGAATACCACCCCTAGAGTCTATGGCACAAGGGTGTCCTGTGATAAGTAGTAATACTAGCTCTATGCCGGAAGTGATAGGTAATGCT
Above is a genomic segment from Polynucleobacter sp. MG-5-Ahmo-C2 containing:
- a CDS encoding undecaprenyl-phosphate glucose phosphotransferase, whose amino-acid sequence is MTIRNPQNSGLLRPFSAEFATLNRLLDALLIGGGLSLWCLVFKIENLSIYQYAVLLAIILYFFIAELRSLYRSSRLQSYSDIAFTIITTWATVGLILILLAFATKSSADFSRLTIGFWLISTPAFLGLERLFIYLILRRLRSTGSNTRTYAILGDRLSSEQLQSKIASLPWTGLSLHSTYQDLNLLLKDVQEKNIDYVFLTYSGNQQEEIIEAINGLADSTASVYLAPNVFLSDLLGSQWITLGNMPMITINDHPFYGTQWFLKKVEDSVLGLLFFLITLPLMTLIAVGVKLSSPGPILFKQRRYGLNGETIQVLKFRTMRTQDDGEVVVQAKKDDQRVTTLGKFLRKTSLDELPQFLNVLQGSMSIVGPRPHAVSHNEHYRKLINGYMLRHKVKPGITGWAQVNGLRGETETLDKMKARVDYDLYYINHWSIWLDLKIICLTIIHGFTGKSAY
- a CDS encoding SIS domain-containing protein codes for the protein MTFTFSSNLQEHQLLFQNLGALESVVNEASELIAKAFISSNKLMICGNGGSAADSQHIAAEMTGHFIKDRKPLPAIALTTDTSALTCIANDYSFEDVFARQVGALGRGG
- a CDS encoding SIS domain-containing protein translates to MCLQGKSVRWVEGGDVLIAISTSGNSGNVIKAMHVAKELGIKVIALGGR
- a CDS encoding flippase yields the protein MKNNSPQWLLYLPNFLRDRLLGRDNFLSIIHNSGWLLLDKIMRAIFGLLVGAWVARYLGPSQFGELAYCIAFVAIFQSISLLGLDGIAVREIVSDERHSGVVLGTIFRMRFAAGLICWLTVTILYGFSNNYQSESFLLAALVAGGLIFQSADSIDLWFQSQLQSRRTVLAKLFAYLLSNGVKVALILLEAPLLAFAGVIMFEAMLNSLVLYVSYRRFPAPNTWAYNLLVSRNLLSESWPYILSTVSIVIYMRIDQIMIKSLLDEKSLGIYAAMIPISSLWNIVPMVICMSVAPYIAKIKNSDNIKFEMIMLKIFRIALILSVMAIFVTWILSGPVVSLMYGSAYHGAADILNIYVLTNIPIFLGVVQGLWFVNNKKPHLALLQTISGALFSIFGNLLLIPVFGLKGAALTAVIAQLISAVLINFIFSRKLFYMQIGYGFRSRGLDDL
- a CDS encoding UDP-glucuronic acid decarboxylase family protein, translating into MNKILITGGAGFLGSHLTEKLLKEGNEVLVVDNFFTGTKQNITHLIDNPNLEVMRHDLTFPLYVETNQIYNLACPASPVHYQYDPVQTTKTSVHGAINMLGLAKRTRARILQASTSEVYGDPEVHPQPEEYWGRVNPIGIRSCYDEGKRCAETLFFDYYRQHQLDIKVVRIFNTYGPRMHPNDGRVVSNFIVQALKGQDITIYGDGQQTRSFCYVDDLIDAMVSMMNSEEGFTGPVNIGNPGEFTMLQLAETVLKLSGSKSKIIHQPLPSDDPKQRQPNIELAKAKLGWEPKVNLEDGLKETIAYFKAVLSV
- a CDS encoding glycosyltransferase family 2 protein, whose translation is MSNFLLNTPVAFIIFNRPDETERVFLEIAKAKPKKLLVIGDGPRSNHIGEADKVSKARDIIKKVDWPCEVLVNYSDVNLGCKARVSSGIDWVFECVNEAIILEDDCLPHPSFFRFCEEMLVRYRSDERIGMITGDNFHFGQFKGDKSYYFSGFNNIWGWATWRNRWQHDYDVDLKNWPNVLKSGEIENWFGFKDAERYYVNIFERVYGNKIDTWDYQWLFGSRLNVRVSIVPRVNLVSNIGFGLSATHTVGESVLANMATEEILFPLKHPDQIFKNVKLDEIFFKKYVDDSLFRRIQRRIHSIIYRV
- a CDS encoding class I SAM-dependent methyltransferase — protein: MTVTCVNLSCRCCAEESNKLFTASLLNRYQVDYFECPTCGYVQTEDPYWLDDAYADAINDSDTGILARNQINARVVLGVMALLGNVNGTVVDCAGGYGILVRLLRDYGINAFWSDQFCQNLLAKGFEFSGGSANLVTVFEAFEHFVDPDIELDRFLDIAPNVLFSTEIIATPTPDQHEWWYYGVEHGQHIGFFRTKTLERLARVRGKRLITNGKNYHLITDQPVNQTLWYLLVKLNFLIPFFLKKKLKSKVWSDHFLMLKPRK
- a CDS encoding glycosyltransferase family 1 protein encodes the protein MVGSFSNVKTKKIMRIAFDYQAFCMQSYGGISRYFTRLAQELQSLRQEVQVFAPLHRNAYLALTQENMVYGRYIQRYLPKATKFYLAYNFLKSSNQIEKWLPDIVHQTYYSNQVLRSKNFKTVISVYDMIHELYPNQFSVWDSTLRVKEKAIKRADHVICISENTKHDLMHFYSVPEQKISVVHLGFDHVNPEIIGKVASIHIRQPFLLYVGHRGGYKNFSGLLRAVASSPRLMKDFSILAFGGNPFSSDERALISALGFNDQQVFQYSGSDSNLQRCYQTATAFVYPSMYEGFGIPPLESMAQGCPVISSNTSSMPEVIGNAAQFFNPNSIEEMKDAIERVVYSGEVTEALKIAGRNRLSCFSWEKCAKDTLRIYYELM